The following are encoded together in the Nitrospira sp. genome:
- a CDS encoding 4Fe-4S dicluster domain-containing protein yields MALLITDECISCGACLPECPNEAIFETRSDAEGKGNHVGDGQGVGDNIYVIAHDRCTECVGHFDEPQCAAVCPVDNCCISDPAYPETTEVLLDKARTLNPDKEIDAAKVWSGVRN; encoded by the coding sequence ATGGCTTTATTGATCACGGATGAATGCATCTCTTGCGGCGCATGCCTGCCGGAATGTCCGAATGAAGCGATCTTTGAGACCAGAAGCGACGCCGAAGGCAAGGGTAATCACGTGGGTGACGGGCAAGGTGTCGGAGACAACATCTATGTCATCGCACACGATCGGTGCACTGAATGCGTCGGTCATTTTGACGAGCCTCAATGTGCAGCGGTGTGTCCCGTCGATAATTGCTGTATCTCAGACCCTGCCTACCCTGAGACGACAGAAGTACTTCTTGACAAAGCAAGGACGTTGAATCCTGATAAAGAGATAGATGCGGCCAAGGTGTGGAGCGGAGTAAGAAACTAA
- a CDS encoding DUF192 domain-containing protein produces MMVLLALLLMSVSVFLGERKESSIIVVTFPSGLQLEAEVADTPEKLLFGLAFRDTLPPNGGMLYIFEQNGLHRIQTKEYRFPIDILWIDESHHVVHMLEHAEPCRKEPCPFLGPPPEPARYVIQAESGFIQKARVAADDELKYTLRM; encoded by the coding sequence ATGATGGTCTTGCTCGCACTTCTTTTGATGAGTGTGTCCGTTTTCCTGGGCGAACGCAAAGAATCAAGCATCATTGTCGTGACTTTCCCCAGTGGACTTCAGCTTGAGGCTGAAGTGGCGGATACTCCAGAGAAATTGCTTTTTGGGCTGGCCTTTCGCGATACATTGCCTCCCAATGGAGGCATGCTTTACATTTTCGAACAAAACGGCTTGCACCGGATCCAGACCAAAGAATATCGATTTCCTATTGATATTCTTTGGATAGACGAGAGTCATCATGTTGTCCATATGCTGGAGCATGCGGAGCCGTGTCGTAAAGAGCCGTGCCCGTTCCTTGGGCCACCACCTGAACCAGCTCGCTATGTCATACAGGCCGAATCGGGATTTATTCAGAAGGCAAGGGTTGCCGCCGATGATGAACTTAAATATACGCTCCGTATGTAG
- a CDS encoding Rieske 2Fe-2S domain-containing protein: protein MTNSFQKVAQIDELLPGQSKIVKVNDRPIALFNIGGTFYAIHNSCPHEGGPLIEGRLKGFVIACPWHDLAFDIRNGQGTDGGGYCVGSYEVQVEGADILIGPRKKM from the coding sequence ATGACCAATAGCTTTCAGAAAGTTGCGCAGATCGATGAGTTACTACCAGGTCAGTCGAAAATCGTGAAGGTCAATGACAGGCCGATCGCGCTGTTTAACATTGGCGGAACATTTTACGCCATTCATAACAGCTGTCCTCATGAGGGTGGACCGCTTATTGAAGGAAGACTCAAAGGATTCGTCATTGCCTGTCCATGGCACGATCTGGCGTTTGATATTCGAAACGGCCAAGGTACAGATGGTGGTGGCTACTGTGTTGGAAGCTATGAAGTACAGGTTGAAGGAGCTGACATCTTGATCGGTCCACGCAAAAAGATGTAA
- a CDS encoding protease inhibitor I42 family protein, whose product MSISSTDHNPTLDSADCRKVVVEQPFVIRMWEDRTRGEQWVPTYDTKALALLSDEFLRIASNNAVENGQRSFELKAVQPGVYHLVFEKRMGWKFTAEERRVFTIEARPVTES is encoded by the coding sequence GTGAGCATTTCTAGCACAGACCACAACCCTACCCTCGATTCGGCCGATTGTCGTAAGGTTGTCGTTGAACAGCCGTTCGTCATTCGCATGTGGGAAGATCGGACCAGAGGCGAACAATGGGTACCGACGTACGACACAAAAGCCCTCGCACTTTTGAGCGACGAATTCCTCCGTATCGCGAGTAATAATGCGGTGGAGAATGGGCAACGCAGCTTTGAGCTGAAGGCCGTCCAGCCCGGTGTGTATCATCTCGTTTTTGAAAAACGCATGGGATGGAAATTTACTGCCGAAGAACGGCGAGTCTTCACAATAGAGGCCAGGCCGGTCACTGAGAGTTGA
- the dat gene encoding D-amino-acid transaminase produces MPDIAFINGRFVPWQDATVSIDDRGFQFGDAVYEVVRTYRGIPFQLEAHLVRLERSARELFIPFLYPRAQWMQWIQDGLSLAEYQEAKVYIQITRGVAPREHAFPSQNCPTTVMTIRELQGLPAEMRRVGVRACTREDLRWGRCDIKSVNLLANVLAREEARKAGVFETIFVREGLVMEGALSNVMVVREGVVMTAPESSRILSGVTRTVVLDLARKEKIPIEERFVRVNELYAADEVFLTGTTLEVLGVVQIDGKTIGPGQPGPVTKALAAQWALLTG; encoded by the coding sequence ATGCCTGATATTGCGTTCATTAATGGTCGTTTTGTTCCATGGCAGGATGCGACGGTTTCGATTGATGACCGGGGATTTCAGTTTGGTGACGCAGTCTACGAAGTGGTCAGGACCTATCGCGGTATACCCTTCCAGCTGGAGGCGCACCTCGTGCGACTGGAACGGAGTGCGCGAGAGCTCTTTATTCCCTTTCTCTACCCAAGGGCTCAATGGATGCAGTGGATTCAAGATGGACTCAGCCTTGCTGAATACCAAGAGGCCAAGGTTTATATCCAGATTACCCGGGGGGTGGCTCCTCGGGAACACGCCTTCCCTTCGCAGAACTGCCCCACGACCGTGATGACAATTAGGGAGTTGCAAGGCCTGCCAGCTGAGATGCGCCGGGTCGGCGTCAGGGCATGTACTCGCGAAGACCTTCGATGGGGACGATGCGACATCAAGAGCGTCAATTTGCTTGCCAACGTTCTTGCACGGGAAGAGGCCAGAAAAGCCGGGGTGTTCGAGACCATTTTCGTTCGAGAGGGTCTGGTCATGGAAGGAGCGCTTAGTAATGTGATGGTTGTGCGGGAGGGAGTGGTTATGACGGCTCCCGAAAGTTCCAGAATTCTATCTGGGGTCACAAGAACAGTGGTATTGGATTTGGCGAGAAAGGAGAAGATCCCGATTGAGGAACGGTTCGTCCGAGTCAATGAGCTGTACGCTGCAGATGAGGTCTTTCTGACGGGAACTACGCTCGAAGTGCTCGGGGTGGTTCAGATTGATGGGAAGACAATTGGCCCTGGCCAGCCCGGTCCCGTGACGAAAGCGTTGGCTGCCCAGTGGGCACTCTTGACCGGTTAG
- a CDS encoding ribosome maturation factor RimP has product MPDDGSEPVADRLQKIVSPILWTLGLELVDVICVGQGSRSVVRVLISKPGGVTIADCEQAHKALGPALDVADPFPHAYTLEVSSPGLDRPFKRLQDYQRAIGKEVSLKLRQPLEGQWKIKGRLLNVDEQAVVLDLLMSKMTQSIRLDREVIAEAKLVVKL; this is encoded by the coding sequence ATGCCGGATGATGGTTCGGAACCGGTTGCCGACCGGTTGCAAAAAATTGTTTCCCCGATTTTGTGGACACTAGGGCTTGAGTTGGTAGACGTGATCTGTGTCGGTCAAGGTTCTCGCTCAGTCGTTCGTGTTCTGATCAGTAAACCCGGTGGAGTCACCATCGCAGATTGTGAGCAAGCACATAAGGCCCTGGGACCAGCTCTGGATGTAGCTGATCCCTTTCCCCACGCCTATACGCTAGAGGTCTCTTCACCGGGTCTGGATCGACCGTTTAAGAGACTTCAAGACTATCAACGGGCAATTGGCAAAGAAGTGAGTCTCAAGCTTCGCCAACCACTCGAAGGTCAGTGGAAAATTAAGGGGCGATTACTGAATGTGGATGAGCAAGCGGTCGTGCTGGATCTCCTCATGTCAAAGATGACGCAGTCGATAAGGTTGGATCGAGAAGTGATCGCCGAGGCAAAGCTGGTTGTGAAACTATAA
- the nusA gene encoding transcription termination/antitermination protein NusA: MNRELISVIDEIGRQKGIDKTRVIGAIESALQTAAKKRFGQAENIQVEIDPKTGEISVVSKKTIVETVTNPKAEISLQEARYYDSEAEVGDEIGSLIEMNELGRIAAQTAKQVIFQKVREAEWEAVQKEYSTRQGDLVTGIILGMERRNYLVDLGKTEAILPIQEQIPRETYRRGDRVKAMLLEVRRTPKDVQVILSRSHPQFVAKLFELEVPEVMEKIIEIKSVVREPGDRTKIAVTSREKAVDPVGACVGIKGSRVQAVVRELRGEKIDIITWTQDPRVFIAEALNPATIEKVGIDEEKKSALVVAADSQLSLAIGKNGQNVRLAARLTGWKIDIISATEYEKEKVERDKEIKAALAEEAEAQRLQEEARQAARAEEATSE, translated from the coding sequence ATGAACCGAGAACTGATTTCAGTCATTGATGAAATCGGGCGTCAAAAAGGGATCGACAAAACCCGAGTAATCGGAGCCATTGAATCCGCCCTGCAGACAGCCGCGAAGAAGCGCTTTGGTCAGGCCGAAAACATTCAAGTGGAAATCGACCCCAAGACCGGAGAAATTTCTGTCGTCTCTAAAAAGACGATTGTAGAAACAGTGACCAACCCCAAAGCCGAAATTTCACTTCAGGAAGCGCGTTATTACGACAGCGAAGCGGAAGTCGGCGATGAAATTGGATCACTGATCGAGATGAACGAATTGGGACGAATCGCCGCGCAAACGGCGAAGCAAGTCATCTTTCAGAAAGTCCGGGAAGCCGAATGGGAAGCAGTTCAAAAGGAGTACTCGACGCGGCAGGGAGATCTTGTCACGGGGATCATTCTTGGTATGGAGCGTCGGAATTATCTCGTCGATCTTGGCAAGACCGAAGCTATTCTGCCGATCCAGGAGCAGATTCCTCGCGAAACCTATCGGCGTGGGGATCGTGTGAAGGCCATGTTGCTGGAAGTCCGTCGTACGCCGAAAGATGTTCAGGTCATCTTGTCTCGAAGTCACCCGCAATTCGTGGCGAAGCTTTTTGAGCTCGAAGTACCAGAGGTGATGGAGAAGATCATTGAAATTAAGTCGGTTGTTCGAGAACCGGGTGATCGGACGAAAATTGCAGTCACGTCGCGCGAAAAGGCTGTCGACCCAGTTGGAGCCTGCGTTGGGATCAAAGGGTCCCGTGTTCAGGCGGTTGTTCGTGAATTACGGGGTGAGAAGATCGACATCATCACTTGGACGCAGGATCCTCGTGTGTTCATTGCCGAAGCATTGAATCCAGCGACGATCGAAAAGGTCGGGATCGACGAAGAGAAAAAGTCGGCCCTCGTCGTTGCGGCTGACTCGCAATTGTCCCTAGCGATCGGTAAGAACGGGCAAAATGTCCGACTTGCCGCCCGATTGACCGGATGGAAAATCGATATCATCAGTGCAACTGAATACGAGAAGGAGAAGGTCGAGCGCGATAAGGAAATAAAAGCAGCTCTAGCAGAAGAGGCGGAAGCGCAACGACTCCAAGAGGAAGCGCGTCAAGCAGCAAGAGCCGAAGAAGCGACGAGCGAATAA
- the infB gene encoding translation initiation factor IF-2: protein MRVYELAKKLGMENRVLIPELKKMGVSVSSHSSTLDDETVQKVLESIGSKSNEPLRVTEGGVTAKSVREGMRGKDAPAKAQSPGDPPKSDKRRILIKRKKEEDEPPEVPLPTPVVGDERSTQIEADASVATSSTSVDQVSVDVETEQASPMDEAPAKIVPAPPSPLVPQQEAVPPRPATAPPSLAAGTVESVAAKKKSMAFEAIEAERQKDKAKKVRKPGRPKDEQPDVKLREDAARWQDLRAIPVQRREDRSKHLHHSAPAEITKPRRKSVKVTPRTTVKEFAELIGQRPADIVRKLMDMGQMLTFQQPMDLDAASIFAEESGVKIEIAVERGSEELLQDLVETGEDERPEPRPPVVTIMGHVDHGKTSLLDAIRQTNVAEGEAGGITQHIGAYTVSVHGKQVTFLDTPGHEAFTAMRARGAKVTDIVILVVAADDGVMPQTVEAIHHAKAAGVSLIVAINKVDKPGANTERVKNALSEHGLISEAWGGDTIMVEVSAKQKTGLDTLLEMILLQAEVLEFKADPHRPARGIVIEAKIERGRGPVATVLIQSGTLKVADAYVVGPYSGRVRALINDRGEKTKQAGPSIPVEVIGLPGVPSAGDVFHVVSNERVAREIAEERAQKRRAVELGGPAKVSLDDLFAKIQEGSVKELAIVIKADVQGSSEALAGAVEKLSTDAVKLRVIHNGVGGIMESDVLLAAASRAIIIGFNIRPEPKAASLAEQQGVDVRLYTIIYDAIADIKAAMEGLLEPTLKERVLGRAEVRQVFTIPKVGAVAGAYVVDGTIARSSAGARVIRDNVVVYQGKLGSLRRFKDDVREVQQGYECGLSVENFNDVKTGDIIETYAIDKIAAKL from the coding sequence ATGCGTGTATATGAACTCGCTAAAAAGTTAGGAATGGAAAATCGCGTGCTCATCCCCGAGCTGAAGAAAATGGGTGTGTCGGTTTCGTCTCATAGCAGCACTCTGGACGATGAGACGGTGCAAAAAGTATTGGAATCGATCGGTTCAAAATCCAATGAGCCATTACGGGTGACTGAAGGAGGTGTCACTGCAAAGTCAGTTCGTGAGGGGATGCGCGGTAAAGATGCCCCAGCCAAAGCGCAGTCGCCTGGGGACCCTCCTAAGTCAGACAAGCGGCGTATTCTGATTAAGCGAAAGAAGGAGGAGGATGAACCGCCCGAAGTTCCGCTTCCAACGCCTGTGGTTGGAGATGAGCGTTCAACGCAAATCGAGGCGGACGCTTCCGTAGCCACCTCTTCGACGTCTGTGGATCAGGTCAGCGTAGACGTGGAGACTGAGCAAGCGTCCCCCATGGATGAAGCTCCAGCTAAGATCGTGCCGGCTCCACCATCTCCTCTTGTTCCGCAGCAGGAGGCAGTACCGCCAAGGCCAGCGACGGCTCCACCAAGCCTTGCAGCAGGAACAGTGGAGTCAGTGGCTGCCAAAAAGAAAAGCATGGCTTTTGAGGCCATTGAGGCTGAGAGGCAGAAAGATAAGGCTAAAAAAGTTCGAAAACCGGGTCGTCCCAAAGACGAGCAACCGGATGTGAAACTCCGTGAAGATGCCGCCCGGTGGCAGGATCTTCGTGCAATCCCGGTGCAGCGACGGGAAGACCGATCCAAGCACCTGCACCACAGTGCCCCCGCTGAAATCACGAAGCCGCGTCGAAAAAGCGTCAAGGTCACCCCACGGACAACAGTCAAGGAGTTTGCTGAGCTCATCGGTCAACGGCCGGCAGACATTGTGCGCAAATTGATGGACATGGGCCAAATGTTGACCTTTCAACAACCGATGGATCTTGATGCGGCCTCGATTTTTGCAGAAGAAAGTGGGGTCAAGATTGAAATAGCCGTTGAACGAGGAAGTGAGGAGTTACTGCAGGATCTTGTTGAGACGGGAGAGGATGAACGGCCTGAACCTCGACCTCCGGTCGTCACCATCATGGGACACGTCGATCATGGGAAGACCTCATTGCTTGATGCGATTCGTCAAACTAATGTCGCCGAAGGTGAGGCTGGAGGTATTACTCAGCATATCGGGGCGTACACAGTTTCAGTGCATGGGAAGCAAGTCACGTTTCTGGACACCCCTGGCCACGAGGCCTTCACCGCGATGCGTGCTCGCGGAGCAAAAGTCACTGATATCGTCATTCTGGTTGTGGCCGCGGATGACGGGGTTATGCCGCAGACAGTCGAAGCGATCCATCATGCCAAAGCTGCCGGTGTGTCTTTGATTGTTGCGATCAACAAAGTCGACAAACCTGGCGCGAACACAGAACGAGTCAAAAATGCTCTCTCGGAACACGGTTTAATTTCGGAGGCCTGGGGAGGGGACACCATTATGGTGGAGGTCTCCGCGAAACAGAAGACGGGGCTTGATACCCTGCTGGAGATGATCTTGCTCCAGGCCGAGGTGCTTGAATTTAAGGCGGATCCACACCGACCAGCCCGAGGCATCGTGATCGAAGCTAAAATTGAGCGAGGTCGGGGGCCGGTCGCAACGGTCTTGATACAAAGCGGGACACTCAAGGTAGCCGATGCCTATGTTGTGGGCCCATATAGCGGACGCGTTCGAGCCCTCATCAATGATCGGGGGGAAAAGACAAAACAAGCCGGTCCATCGATTCCTGTGGAAGTGATCGGATTACCCGGAGTTCCTTCGGCGGGAGATGTCTTCCACGTTGTTTCGAACGAAAGAGTGGCACGCGAGATCGCTGAAGAGCGAGCGCAAAAACGACGGGCGGTTGAGTTAGGTGGCCCGGCAAAGGTGTCGCTGGATGATCTTTTTGCGAAGATCCAGGAAGGGTCGGTCAAAGAATTAGCCATCGTAATTAAAGCTGATGTTCAAGGCTCATCTGAAGCGTTGGCAGGCGCCGTTGAGAAGCTCTCGACTGACGCGGTCAAGCTCCGTGTGATTCATAACGGAGTCGGGGGTATCATGGAGTCCGATGTGCTCCTGGCTGCTGCATCACGAGCGATCATTATCGGTTTCAACATTAGGCCAGAACCTAAGGCTGCTTCCTTAGCCGAGCAGCAAGGCGTAGATGTTAGACTCTATACCATCATCTACGACGCCATTGCCGACATCAAGGCTGCAATGGAAGGATTGCTGGAGCCTACACTCAAAGAACGAGTCTTAGGCCGAGCCGAAGTGCGGCAAGTCTTTACGATTCCCAAGGTTGGTGCGGTGGCCGGGGCGTACGTCGTCGATGGTACAATTGCCCGATCGAGTGCTGGGGCTCGGGTTATTCGCGATAATGTCGTCGTCTATCAGGGTAAGTTGGGGTCGCTTCGGCGATTCAAGGACGATGTGCGGGAAGTTCAGCAGGGGTACGAGTGTGGATTGAGCGTTGAAAATTTCAATGATGTCAAGACCGGAGACATCATCGAGACCTATGCAATCGATAAGATCGCAGCGAAGCTCTAG
- a CDS encoding DUF503 domain-containing protein: MVVGLCTVELFMAGNQSLKDKRQVLHSLKDRLRGKFNLSIAEVDSQDLWQRAVLGMACVANDGGHVNQVLDQALNTIRDMTAVEIVRTQLELL, translated from the coding sequence ATGGTCGTCGGACTCTGTACCGTTGAATTATTCATGGCGGGGAACCAGTCGCTAAAAGATAAGCGGCAGGTGTTGCACTCATTGAAAGATCGACTTCGAGGCAAATTTAACCTCTCCATCGCTGAAGTGGACAGCCAGGATCTCTGGCAGAGAGCTGTCTTGGGAATGGCTTGTGTCGCGAATGACGGTGGTCATGTGAATCAAGTGCTTGACCAAGCGTTGAACACGATCAGGGACATGACGGCAGTCGAGATTGTTCGGACTCAGCTAGAATTGCTGTAA
- the rbfA gene encoding 30S ribosome-binding factor RbfA, whose protein sequence is MSKTTYKRADRVADQIRMEVADILMRKVKDPRVHDVTVTDVDMTGDLRTAYVYITTMETGEAERNVFSGLSKASGFVRAELGRRLSLRYLPDLIFKKDISGPRGDRILQLLEGLQGESEGHTIAESQSERAQATNS, encoded by the coding sequence ATGTCAAAAACAACCTACAAAAGGGCGGATCGGGTGGCTGATCAGATCAGGATGGAAGTAGCTGACATCCTCATGCGAAAAGTCAAAGATCCTCGTGTGCACGATGTCACGGTCACCGATGTCGATATGACCGGAGACTTGCGTACAGCCTATGTGTATATTACGACAATGGAAACCGGCGAGGCAGAACGAAATGTTTTTTCCGGGCTCTCAAAGGCTTCTGGCTTTGTGCGAGCAGAGTTAGGACGCCGACTGTCACTTCGCTATCTTCCCGATCTCATTTTTAAAAAGGATATCAGTGGGCCTCGTGGCGATCGCATTCTGCAGTTGCTCGAAGGGCTGCAGGGGGAATCAGAAGGACATACGATAGCTGAGTCTCAGAGTGAAAGGGCGCAGGCCACCAACTCCTAA
- the truB gene encoding tRNA pseudouridine(55) synthase TruB: MSTKTSGITIDRRASLDGVLIAYKEAGWTSHDVVAKLRKVLGESKVGHAGTLDPTATGVLPILLGRATRISEYLMDWDKEYRAVLRLGETTDTQDAAGRVLTTHNPFQVNEDAIRTTVADFRGEQKQLPPMYSAVKVSGQPLYKAARAGKVLDRVERSITIHKLEVVAVKGRDVTLHIVCSKGTYVRTLCADIGQSLGVGGHLCALERVRVGPLSMDQALTIDQIADHLTMGTLEHHVLSLDHLLSQLPAVVVNAEQAERVIHGNPVSPAGIHQLPVSPSPMFVRLKNEAGQLLAIGTHDTGNLGPIRIRKVFSLLTH, from the coding sequence ATGAGTACGAAGACCTCTGGCATCACGATAGATCGTCGAGCCAGCCTAGACGGCGTCCTTATCGCTTACAAGGAAGCCGGATGGACGTCCCATGATGTCGTGGCCAAACTCAGGAAGGTACTTGGAGAAAGTAAGGTTGGTCACGCTGGCACTCTAGACCCCACTGCGACTGGTGTGCTTCCTATTCTGCTCGGTCGGGCTACGAGAATTTCGGAGTACCTCATGGATTGGGATAAGGAATACCGAGCGGTGTTGCGGCTTGGAGAAACGACCGATACGCAAGATGCTGCCGGCAGGGTGCTTACAACGCACAACCCATTCCAAGTGAACGAAGATGCAATTCGAACGACTGTGGCTGATTTCCGAGGGGAGCAAAAGCAATTACCTCCGATGTATTCTGCTGTAAAAGTCAGTGGCCAACCGCTGTATAAAGCAGCCAGAGCGGGAAAAGTTCTCGACAGAGTCGAACGGTCTATAACCATCCACAAACTTGAGGTGGTCGCCGTGAAGGGTCGTGATGTGACGCTGCATATTGTGTGTTCAAAAGGAACATATGTGCGCACATTATGTGCGGACATTGGGCAGTCTTTGGGGGTCGGTGGACATCTCTGTGCCTTGGAACGTGTTCGAGTTGGTCCTCTTTCGATGGATCAGGCCTTGACGATCGATCAAATTGCCGATCATCTCACCATGGGCACGCTTGAACATCACGTGCTTTCATTAGACCATCTCTTATCCCAGCTCCCGGCCGTGGTTGTTAACGCAGAGCAGGCCGAAAGGGTCATACATGGGAATCCGGTCTCTCCGGCTGGAATCCACCAGCTTCCGGTTTCACCGAGTCCTATGTTTGTACGGTTAAAGAATGAAGCCGGTCAACTGTTGGCAATTGGCACACATGATACTGGTAATTTGGGACCAATTAGAATTCGGAAAGTATTCAGTCTCTTGACCCATTAG
- the rpsO gene encoding 30S ribosomal protein S15, protein MALLKEAKTELIKQFQQHDKDSGSPEVQIAVLTNRITYLTEHFKTHKKDHHSRRGLLQLVGRRRRLLDYLRGVEEARYRTVIERLGIRK, encoded by the coding sequence ATGGCCTTACTTAAGGAAGCGAAGACCGAACTTATTAAACAATTTCAACAGCATGATAAGGACTCGGGTTCCCCCGAAGTTCAGATTGCCGTGTTGACCAACCGGATCACGTATCTAACCGAACATTTCAAGACGCATAAAAAAGATCACCATTCCCGTCGGGGTCTCTTGCAACTGGTCGGACGCAGACGGCGGTTACTTGACTATCTTCGCGGTGTAGAAGAAGCACGATACCGAACGGTGATCGAACGTCTCGGCATTCGGAAGTAA
- the pnp gene encoding polyribonucleotide nucleotidyltransferase: MVHVVEVDIAGRTLRLETGRVAKQADGSIWATYGDTVVLATAVAAQTAKPGIDFLPLTVDYQEKAYAAGKIPGGYFKREGRPAEKEVLTSRLIDRPIRPLFPEGYYFETQVIASVLSADKTGSSDVIGITAASAALAVSNIPFHGPVAGVKIGRIKGQLVVNPDLESLEQSDLHLVVAGTADAVMMVEAGANELPEQTMLEALELAHSEIKIIVKKIEELASKVGKVKREVTAESIDAHLQAEVKALVAQPIREAIMISNKTARQERLDQILADTLEKLKKTDDLSRERHVKIVFHQLEYTEVRKMILENQSRADGRGPADIRPITCEVGALPRAHGSAIFTRGETQSLAVVTLGTTDDEQRIDALEGEYTRTFMLHYNFPPFSVGEARPLRSPGRREVGHGALAERALKPVIPNKDVFPYTLRIVSEILESNGSSSMATVCGGTLAMMDAGVPIKEPVAGIAMGLIKEGDDVIILSDILGLEDHLGDMDFKVCGTKNGVTALQMDIKIGGITTALMQRALEQARLGRLHILGHMANALAGARTVLSPFAPRIHTMKVKQDKIRDIIGQGGKTIRGIQSDCGVKISVEDTGIVTIASSDEASLQKAKDIIGRLTEEVEVGKVYMGTVRKIMDFGAFVEVLPGTDGLVHISQLAHHRVKAVSDEVSEGDQILVKVLEIDKQGKIRLSRRETLPMPTGSGDKDPSSE; this comes from the coding sequence ATGGTACATGTCGTAGAGGTGGACATTGCTGGCCGAACACTTCGCCTTGAAACTGGTCGTGTCGCCAAGCAAGCTGACGGATCAATTTGGGCGACATACGGAGACACCGTTGTTCTGGCGACAGCTGTTGCTGCACAGACGGCCAAACCAGGAATTGATTTTCTTCCACTCACAGTCGACTATCAGGAAAAGGCGTACGCGGCGGGGAAAATTCCAGGCGGCTATTTTAAACGCGAAGGTCGGCCGGCGGAAAAAGAAGTCCTGACCAGCCGATTGATCGACCGCCCCATCCGACCACTCTTTCCGGAAGGCTACTATTTTGAAACACAGGTCATTGCCTCGGTGCTCTCCGCGGATAAGACCGGGTCTTCTGATGTGATCGGAATCACTGCGGCATCCGCTGCCCTGGCGGTTTCCAATATTCCGTTTCATGGGCCAGTCGCTGGAGTGAAGATCGGCCGTATCAAGGGACAACTTGTCGTTAATCCAGACCTTGAGTCACTGGAGCAGAGCGACCTTCACCTGGTCGTCGCCGGTACCGCCGATGCGGTCATGATGGTCGAAGCCGGAGCCAATGAACTACCGGAACAGACTATGCTCGAAGCCCTGGAGCTAGCTCATTCCGAAATCAAAATAATCGTCAAGAAGATCGAAGAGCTGGCGAGCAAAGTCGGCAAGGTGAAGCGAGAGGTGACGGCTGAATCGATCGATGCCCACTTACAGGCCGAGGTCAAGGCCCTGGTTGCTCAGCCGATCCGGGAAGCAATCATGATCTCCAACAAGACTGCTCGGCAAGAACGACTGGATCAGATTCTAGCCGACACCCTTGAAAAGCTGAAAAAGACGGATGACTTGTCACGTGAACGGCACGTGAAGATAGTCTTCCATCAGCTCGAGTACACGGAAGTTCGAAAGATGATCTTAGAAAATCAGTCCCGAGCCGATGGGCGTGGTCCTGCCGATATCCGTCCGATTACCTGCGAAGTGGGTGCGTTGCCAAGGGCCCACGGGTCAGCAATTTTTACCCGCGGCGAAACACAGAGCTTGGCGGTTGTTACGTTGGGAACAACCGACGATGAGCAACGCATCGACGCGCTGGAAGGTGAATACACCCGTACATTTATGCTCCACTACAACTTTCCGCCCTTCAGCGTCGGTGAAGCACGACCTTTACGCTCTCCAGGTCGACGGGAAGTCGGGCATGGCGCATTGGCTGAACGGGCGTTGAAGCCCGTTATCCCAAACAAGGATGTGTTCCCTTACACGCTGCGGATTGTGTCTGAGATTCTAGAATCAAATGGGTCGTCGTCGATGGCGACGGTCTGTGGGGGTACACTGGCCATGATGGATGCCGGTGTTCCCATCAAGGAACCGGTAGCAGGCATTGCGATGGGGTTGATCAAGGAAGGCGACGACGTCATCATTCTCTCAGACATTCTTGGCCTGGAAGACCATTTGGGCGATATGGACTTCAAGGTGTGTGGAACGAAGAACGGGGTCACGGCGCTCCAAATGGATATTAAAATTGGGGGAATTACCACCGCACTGATGCAGCGGGCTTTGGAGCAAGCTCGCCTGGGACGATTGCACATCCTCGGTCATATGGCGAACGCGCTTGCCGGAGCCAGGACCGTTCTTTCTCCATTTGCCCCACGCATCCATACGATGAAAGTCAAACAGGATAAAATTCGAGACATCATCGGCCAGGGTGGGAAAACGATTCGAGGTATTCAGTCCGATTGCGGAGTCAAAATTAGTGTTGAAGATACCGGAATCGTCACTATTGCTTCTTCCGACGAAGCGTCATTACAAAAGGCCAAGGACATCATCGGTCGCTTGACGGAAGAAGTCGAAGTAGGGAAGGTCTATATGGGAACCGTCAGAAAGATCATGGACTTCGGTGCTTTTGTAGAGGTCTTGCCAGGAACAGATGGGTTGGTCCACATTTCTCAACTGGCGCATCACCGTGTAAAGGCGGTGTCCGACGAAGTCTCAGAAGGGGACCAAATTCTGGTCAAGGTCCTGGAAATCGATAAACAGGGCAAGATTCGTCTGAGTCGAAGAGAGACGCTTCCTATGCCGACAGGAAGCGGCGACAAAGATCCTTCCAGCGAGTAA